A part of Citrifermentans bremense genomic DNA contains:
- the rplI gene encoding 50S ribosomal protein L9 gives MKVILKENVDNLGHIGDIVKVAPGYARNFLLPKGFAIEATEKNAKALDHAKRHLEYKKNKVLEAAKQLAAKIEGLSLSLAHQAGADDRLFGAVTNMELAEQLKANGIEIDRKRIVLAEPIKQLGEFTATVKIHPEVSATLKVAVTKA, from the coding sequence ATGAAGGTCATTCTCAAGGAAAACGTAGACAACCTCGGCCACATCGGCGACATCGTGAAGGTAGCACCCGGCTACGCCCGCAACTTCCTGCTCCCCAAAGGGTTCGCCATCGAGGCTACCGAGAAGAACGCGAAAGCGCTCGACCACGCCAAGCGTCACCTCGAATACAAGAAGAACAAGGTGCTCGAGGCAGCGAAACAGCTCGCCGCCAAGATCGAAGGTCTCTCCCTTTCCCTGGCTCATCAGGCAGGCGCAGACGACAGGCTCTTCGGCGCCGTCACCAACATGGAACTGGCTGAGCAGCTCAAGGCAAACGGTATCGAAATTGACCGCAAGCGCATCGTCCTCGCCGAGCCGATCAAGCAGCTGGGCGAGTTCACCGCCACCGTCAAGATCCACCCGGAAGTGAGCGCAACCCTGAAAGTGGCCGTTACCAAGGCCTAA